The Nothobranchius furzeri strain GRZ-AD chromosome 8, NfurGRZ-RIMD1, whole genome shotgun sequence genome includes a region encoding these proteins:
- the nek1 gene encoding serine/threonine-protein kinase Nek1 isoform X3 gives MDKYEKVKKIGEGSFGKAILVKSKEDGHQYVIKEIGISGMSSKERQESRREVAVLANMSHPNIVQYKESFEEGGCLYIVMDYCEGGDLFRKINSQKGVLFSEEQILDWFVQICLALKHVHDRKILHRDIKSQNIFLTKDGTVQLGDFGIARVLNSTVDLARTCIGTPYYLSPEICENKPYNNKSDIWALGCVLYEMCTLKHAFEAGNMKNLVLKIIRGSFPPVSVHYSQELRSLLAQLFKRNPRERPSVSSVLDKPFLFCRIEKFLTPQIIAQEFRHHFLHKQPKVGLAQVPSAQKITKPASKYGVPLTGAKSSSEKKSAVKHKPAPNPAAPQRRPSQGEEERKKHEAGIGKKKMEQTEKERKQKEQMFLLKAEQVKRYEKEKISRINQAREQGWKHVLGSSGGSSPERKCLMGGKRAAGVAAVVRGSHLAPAPAPAPIPNKRPYEHYHAALDQTAKSQSKDRSRDGASAGPGSPVHGGVAAAGPVLSNSPTQCLNHDVIRRELQKLQHASKQAHISRLGRAQMAAERTFQVKEFLQRKKEAMLNKVRAEGQLGTRPHMAAIYGSWASTARCRRPKVNREEEEYLARLRQIRLQNFNERQQIKARLRGEKYDSDGSDSQESSEEAELRRKKIEVLKAQANTRAAVLKEQLEKKRREAFEREKRAWDDHLAAARGVKLGIVAEASPVSDLRPPEPWDPQQGHTAKTSAQPSSSAISMTAALKNVGAISQISPLKESLHEPETAAAIQSEKKQILNRLNQNLKALNPVDKMESPPAPAEPSPDVQQKQSDAEKSPTLDGDRKKWEAAELPALPEPPHMLEETNPTTDTSPEDRPSSAGDRKKWEAGTPLVFPAAQQTLEETCITTINQTVGEVIKMGELEAEAPRKVWGASPVCQVLRVLQEAKLQSLTQQLDCATRSDNTFSVSAASDDGKMTLAAPASAVDQNLTADPHVSATNAAEDLESVVLEEMAAQASDPPAKVQQAWGPKAQMPPEGATGPTGSTEVEKSADKPESSTSAQHEEPLFMKRSPAHRRTAALAILSAQSSLDESSSSLGSRSRSVSPLRSKNQKALLIGLSTGMFDANNPKMLRTCSLPDLSRPFSCQQDSVANKADAAPDKDLEIEDLEEATKEDDQSEAEDSYEDEDLRDIRASMERLLQDDSDITKSPPAVEAGDFNGNPPEVRGQELFNRITAEIDQDHSQMAVDEEEEEEEEDEEEEEEEEDDDEEECSNESPGDEEGRELLSNGVGGEHHSDDKQLNEEWHSDGSGEDQVSEADHHDSIFSRLEELRFDLEQQMGFEKFIEAYNKIKAIHEDEDESIELGSSLVSNILGTEHQHLYPNILHLVMADGAYQEDNNE, from the exons ATGGACAAGTACGAAAAGGTGAAGAAAATCGGGGAAGGTTCATTTGGAAAGGCTATCCTGGTGAAATCCAAAGAAGATGGACACCAGTATGTCATCAAGGAGATTGGCATATCTGGT ATGTCAAGTAAAGAGAGGCAGGAATCTCGCAGAGAGGTTGCTGTTCTTGCCAACATGAGTCATCCCAATATTGTCCAGTATAAGGAGTCTTTTGAAG AAGGGGGATGTTTGTACATCGTGATGGATTATTGTGAAGGTGGAGACCTTTTCAGGAAGATCAACTCTCAAAAAGGAGTTTTGTTCTCAGAAGAGCAG atcttggattgGTTTGTCCAGATTTGCCTCGCTCTGAAGCATGTACACGATCGAAAAATCCTCCACAGGGATATTAAGTCACAG AACATATTTTTGACAAAAGATGGGACCGTACAGCTTGGTGACTTTGGAATTGCGAGAGTCTTGAATAG CACTGTTGATCTTGCGAGGACATGCATAGGAACACCATATTATTTATCACCAGAGATTTGTGAAAACAAACCATACAACAACAAAAG TGACATTTGGGCCCTAGGATGTGTCCTCTATGAAATGTGCACTCTTAAGCATGCA TTTGAAGCTGGCAACATGAAGAACTTGGTCCTGAAGATCATTCGTGGTTCATTCCCTCCTGTGTCTGTTCACTACTCCCAAGAACTGCGGTCTCTCTTGGCGCAGCTGTTTAAACGAAACCCCCgagagaggccctcagtcagcagcGTACTGGACAAGCCTTTCCTTTTCTGCAGGATAGAGAAGTTTCTCACACCACAG atcaTCGCTCAGGAATTCCGCCATCATTTTCTTCACAAGCAGCCTAAAGTGGGTTTGGCACAAGTGCCATCAG CCCAGAAAATTACAAAACCAGCTTCCAAATATGGAGTGCCTTTAACTGGAGCCAAGAGCTCATCGGAGAAGAAATCTGCTGTAAAACACAAACCG GCCCCAAACCCAGCAGCCCCTCAGAGGAGACCGAGTCAAGGGGAGGAGGAAAGGAAAAAACACGAG GCGGGAATCGGAAAGAAAAAGATGGAACAGacggagaaagaaagaaaacagaaagagCAG atgttcctgttgaaagcagagcaaGTGAAGAGGTATGAGAAGGAAAAG ATCAGTCGTATAAACCAAGCCAGAGAACAAGGATGGAAGCATGTACTGGGTTCGAGTGGAGGTAGCAGCCCAGAGAGGAAG TGTTTAATGGGGGGTAAGCGCGCTGCAGGCGTTGCCGCTGTTGTCCGAGGCTCCCATTTGGCCCCAGCTCCAGCCCCAGCCCCCATCCCTAACAAGAGGCCGTATGAACACTACCACGCTGCTCTGGATCAAACGGCTAAGTCACAGTCCAAAGACCGCAGCAGGGACGGCGCTTCAGCAGGACCTGGCAGTCCCGTTCA TGGTGGTGTGGCTGCTGCAGGCCCAGTGCTGTCCAACAGCCCCACTCAATGcctgaatcatgatgtcatcaGAAGAGAACTACAGAAGTTACAGCATGCTTCAAAACAAGCCCACATTAGTCG GCTGGGCCGGGCCCAGATGGCTGCAGAGCGGACCTTTCAGGTCAAGGAGTTTTTACAGAGGAAGAAGGAAGCCATGCTTAATAAAGTTAGAGCTGAAGGACAGCTG GGCACTCGACCACACATGGCTGCCATCTATGGAAGCTGGGCCAGTACAGCTCGGTGCCGGCGGCCCAAAGTCAACCGAGAGGAAGAG GAGTACTTGGCAAGACTCAGGCAGATCCGACTGCAGAACTTCAATGAGCGTCAGCAGATCAAAGCCCGACTGAGAGGGGAGAAG TATGACAGCGATGGCTCTGATAGCCAAGAATCTAGTGAGGAGGCCGAGCTCAGAAGAAAGAAAATAGAGGTTTTAAAG GCTCAGGCCAACACGCGAGCCGCTGTTCTGAAAGAGCAGCTGGAGAAGAAGAGACGGGAAGCATTTGAGAGGGAAAAGAGAGCTTGGGACGACCAT CTTGCTGCAGCTCGAGGTGTGAAGTTGGGCATTGTAGCAGAAGCATCGCCTGTCTCTGACCTTCGACCTCCAGAACCTTGGGACCCCCAGCAAGGACACACTGCCAAAACATCAGCCCAGCCCTCATCCTCGGCTATATCCATGACTGCTGCTCTGAAGAACGTCGGAGCCATCAGT CAGATTAGTCCGCTTAAAGAAAGCTTGCATGAACCAGAGACAGCAGCAGCGATTCag AGTGAGAAGAAGCAGATTCTAAACAGACTCAACCAGAACCTAAAGGCACTGAACCCGGTGGACAAGATGGAGTCTCCACCTGCACCTGCAGAACCAAGTCCTGATGTCCAGCAGAAGCAGTCTGACGCTGAGAAAAGTCCCACTTTGGATGGTGACCGGAAGAAATGGGAAGCAGCAGAGCTCCCCGCTCTGCCTGAGCCTCCTCACATGTTAGAGGAGACAAATCCCACGACGGACA CATCACCAGAGGACAGACCTTCCTCTGCTGGGGACAGGAAGAAGTGGGAGGCAGGTACTCCACTTGTTTTCCCAGCAGCGCAGCAAACCCTAGAGGAGACGTGCATCACCACCATCA ATCAAACGGTGGGGGAGGTCATAAAGATGGGTGAACTAGAAGCAGAAGCTCCCAGGAAGGTGTGGGGAGCGAGTCCAGTGTGTCAGGTGCTGAGAGTGCTTCAGGAGGCCAAGCTGCAGTCTCTCACCCAGCAGCTGGACTGTGCCACCAGATCTGACAACACATTTTCTGTTTCTG CAGCATCTGATGATGGGAAGATGACCTTAGCTGCTCCGGCCTCTGCTGTTGATCAGAACCTGACCGCTGATCCGCACGTGTCTGCGACCAATGCTGCTGAGG ATCTGGAGTCAGTGGTTTTGGAGGAGATGGCTGCACAAGCCTCGGATCCTCCAGCTAAAGTACAACAAGCCTGGGGGCCCAAAGCCCAAAT GCCACCTGAGGGCGCTACAGGACCAACAGGCAGCACCGAGGTGGAGAAGAGTGCAGACAAACCTGAATCTTCAA CCTCAGCTCAGCATGAGGAGCCACTGTTTATGAAGCGCTCACCAGCCCACCGACGCACTGCTGCCCTCGCCATCCTCTCTGCTCAGTCCTCCCTGGATGAATCCTCCTCCTCTCTGGGCTCTCGCTCTCGATCCGTCTCCCCTTTGCGCTCCAAGAACCAGAAAGCCCTCCTTATTGGTCTCTCTACGGGCATGTTTGACGCCAACAACCCAAAG ATGCTGCGGACGTGCTCTTTACCGGACCTCAGCCGACCCTTCAGCTGTCAGCAGGACTCTGTCGCCAACAAGGCTGATGCCGCCCCAGACAAAGACCTGGAAATTGAGGACCTGGAGGAGGCAACAAAAGAGGATGATCAGTCAGAGGCTGAGGA TTCGTATGAAGACGAAGATCTGAGGGACATCAGGGCTTCCATGGAGAGGCTGCTGCAGGATGACAGCGACATAACCAAGAGTCCTCCAGCTGTGGAAGCGGGAGACTTCAACGGAAACCccccagaggtcagaggtcaggagcTTTTCAACAGGATCACAGCTGAGATTGATCAGGACCACAGTCAGATGGCTgtggatgaagaggaggaggaggaggaggaggatgaagaggaggaggaagaagaagaagatgatgacgaGGAGGAATGTTCTAATGAAAGTCCTGGTGATGAGGAGGGAAGGGAGTTGCTGTCTAATGGTGTGGGAGGAGAGCACCACAGTGATGACAAGCAGCTCAATGAAGAATGGCATTCAG ATGGCAGTGGAGAAGACCAGGTCAGCGAGGCAGACCATCACGACAGCATCTTCAGTCGCCTTGAAGAGCTTCGCTTCGACCTGGAGCAGCAGATGGGCTTTGAGAAGTTCATTGAAGCCTACAACAAGATTAAG GCTAtccatgaagatgaagatgagagTATCGAGCTAGGCTCAAGTTTGGTTTCGAACATTCTGGGAACGGAGCACCAGCATCTATACCCCAACATCCTCCACCTAGTGATGGCAGATGGTGCATACCAGGAAG ACAATAACGAGTGA
- the nek1 gene encoding serine/threonine-protein kinase Nek1 isoform X6, producing the protein MDKYEKVKKIGEGSFGKAILVKSKEDGHQYVIKEIGISGMSSKERQESRREVAVLANMSHPNIVQYKESFEEGGCLYIVMDYCEGGDLFRKINSQKGVLFSEEQILDWFVQICLALKHVHDRKILHRDIKSQNIFLTKDGTVQLGDFGIARVLNSTVDLARTCIGTPYYLSPEICENKPYNNKSDIWALGCVLYEMCTLKHAFEAGNMKNLVLKIIRGSFPPVSVHYSQELRSLLAQLFKRNPRERPSVSSVLDKPFLFCRIEKFLTPQIIAQEFRHHFLHKQPKVGLAQVPSAQKITKPASKYGVPLTGAKSSSEKKSAVKHKPAPNPAAPQRRPSQGEEERKKHEAGIGKKKMEQTEKERKQKEQMFLLKAEQVKRYEKEKISRINQAREQGWKHVLGSSGGSSPERKCLMGGKRAAGVAAVVRGSHLAPAPAPAPIPNKRPYEHYHAALDQTAKSQSKDRSRDGASAGPGSPVHGGVAAAGPVLSNSPTQCLNHDVIRRELQKLQHASKQAHISRLGRAQMAAERTFQVKEFLQRKKEAMLNKVRAEGQLEYLARLRQIRLQNFNERQQIKARLRGEKYDSDGSDSQESSEEAELRRKKIEVLKAQANTRAAVLKEQLEKKRREAFEREKRAWDDHLAAARGVKLGIVAEASPVSDLRPPEPWDPQQGHTAKTSAQPSSSAISMTAALKNVGAISQISPLKESLHEPETAAAIQSEKKQILNRLNQNLKALNPVDKMESPPAPAEPSPDVQQKQSDAEKSPTLDGDRKKWEAAELPALPEPPHMLEETNPTTDTSPEDRPSSAGDRKKWEAGTPLVFPAAQQTLEETCITTINQTVGEVIKMGELEAEAPRKVWGASPVCQVLRVLQEAKLQSLTQQLDCATRSDNTFSVSAASDDGKMTLAAPASAVDQNLTADPHVSATNAAEADLESVVLEEMAAQASDPPAKVQQAWGPKAQMPPEGATGPTGSTEVEKSADKPESSTSAQHEEPLFMKRSPAHRRTAALAILSAQSSLDESSSSLGSRSRSVSPLRSKNQKALLIGLSTGMFDANNPKMLRTCSLPDLSRPFSCQQDSVANKADAAPDKDLEIEDLEEATKEDDQSEAEDSYEDEDLRDIRASMERLLQDDSDITKSPPAVEAGDFNGNPPEVRGQELFNRITAEIDQDHSQMAVDEEEEEEEEDEEEEEEEEDDDEEECSNESPGDEEGRELLSNGVGGEHHSDDKQLNEEWHSDGSGEDQVSEADHHDSIFSRLEELRFDLEQQMGFEKFIEAYNKIKAIHEDEDESIELGSSLVSNILGTEHQHLYPNILHLVMADGAYQEDNNE; encoded by the exons ATGGACAAGTACGAAAAGGTGAAGAAAATCGGGGAAGGTTCATTTGGAAAGGCTATCCTGGTGAAATCCAAAGAAGATGGACACCAGTATGTCATCAAGGAGATTGGCATATCTGGT ATGTCAAGTAAAGAGAGGCAGGAATCTCGCAGAGAGGTTGCTGTTCTTGCCAACATGAGTCATCCCAATATTGTCCAGTATAAGGAGTCTTTTGAAG AAGGGGGATGTTTGTACATCGTGATGGATTATTGTGAAGGTGGAGACCTTTTCAGGAAGATCAACTCTCAAAAAGGAGTTTTGTTCTCAGAAGAGCAG atcttggattgGTTTGTCCAGATTTGCCTCGCTCTGAAGCATGTACACGATCGAAAAATCCTCCACAGGGATATTAAGTCACAG AACATATTTTTGACAAAAGATGGGACCGTACAGCTTGGTGACTTTGGAATTGCGAGAGTCTTGAATAG CACTGTTGATCTTGCGAGGACATGCATAGGAACACCATATTATTTATCACCAGAGATTTGTGAAAACAAACCATACAACAACAAAAG TGACATTTGGGCCCTAGGATGTGTCCTCTATGAAATGTGCACTCTTAAGCATGCA TTTGAAGCTGGCAACATGAAGAACTTGGTCCTGAAGATCATTCGTGGTTCATTCCCTCCTGTGTCTGTTCACTACTCCCAAGAACTGCGGTCTCTCTTGGCGCAGCTGTTTAAACGAAACCCCCgagagaggccctcagtcagcagcGTACTGGACAAGCCTTTCCTTTTCTGCAGGATAGAGAAGTTTCTCACACCACAG atcaTCGCTCAGGAATTCCGCCATCATTTTCTTCACAAGCAGCCTAAAGTGGGTTTGGCACAAGTGCCATCAG CCCAGAAAATTACAAAACCAGCTTCCAAATATGGAGTGCCTTTAACTGGAGCCAAGAGCTCATCGGAGAAGAAATCTGCTGTAAAACACAAACCG GCCCCAAACCCAGCAGCCCCTCAGAGGAGACCGAGTCAAGGGGAGGAGGAAAGGAAAAAACACGAG GCGGGAATCGGAAAGAAAAAGATGGAACAGacggagaaagaaagaaaacagaaagagCAG atgttcctgttgaaagcagagcaaGTGAAGAGGTATGAGAAGGAAAAG ATCAGTCGTATAAACCAAGCCAGAGAACAAGGATGGAAGCATGTACTGGGTTCGAGTGGAGGTAGCAGCCCAGAGAGGAAG TGTTTAATGGGGGGTAAGCGCGCTGCAGGCGTTGCCGCTGTTGTCCGAGGCTCCCATTTGGCCCCAGCTCCAGCCCCAGCCCCCATCCCTAACAAGAGGCCGTATGAACACTACCACGCTGCTCTGGATCAAACGGCTAAGTCACAGTCCAAAGACCGCAGCAGGGACGGCGCTTCAGCAGGACCTGGCAGTCCCGTTCA TGGTGGTGTGGCTGCTGCAGGCCCAGTGCTGTCCAACAGCCCCACTCAATGcctgaatcatgatgtcatcaGAAGAGAACTACAGAAGTTACAGCATGCTTCAAAACAAGCCCACATTAGTCG GCTGGGCCGGGCCCAGATGGCTGCAGAGCGGACCTTTCAGGTCAAGGAGTTTTTACAGAGGAAGAAGGAAGCCATGCTTAATAAAGTTAGAGCTGAAGGACAGCTG GAGTACTTGGCAAGACTCAGGCAGATCCGACTGCAGAACTTCAATGAGCGTCAGCAGATCAAAGCCCGACTGAGAGGGGAGAAG TATGACAGCGATGGCTCTGATAGCCAAGAATCTAGTGAGGAGGCCGAGCTCAGAAGAAAGAAAATAGAGGTTTTAAAG GCTCAGGCCAACACGCGAGCCGCTGTTCTGAAAGAGCAGCTGGAGAAGAAGAGACGGGAAGCATTTGAGAGGGAAAAGAGAGCTTGGGACGACCAT CTTGCTGCAGCTCGAGGTGTGAAGTTGGGCATTGTAGCAGAAGCATCGCCTGTCTCTGACCTTCGACCTCCAGAACCTTGGGACCCCCAGCAAGGACACACTGCCAAAACATCAGCCCAGCCCTCATCCTCGGCTATATCCATGACTGCTGCTCTGAAGAACGTCGGAGCCATCAGT CAGATTAGTCCGCTTAAAGAAAGCTTGCATGAACCAGAGACAGCAGCAGCGATTCag AGTGAGAAGAAGCAGATTCTAAACAGACTCAACCAGAACCTAAAGGCACTGAACCCGGTGGACAAGATGGAGTCTCCACCTGCACCTGCAGAACCAAGTCCTGATGTCCAGCAGAAGCAGTCTGACGCTGAGAAAAGTCCCACTTTGGATGGTGACCGGAAGAAATGGGAAGCAGCAGAGCTCCCCGCTCTGCCTGAGCCTCCTCACATGTTAGAGGAGACAAATCCCACGACGGACA CATCACCAGAGGACAGACCTTCCTCTGCTGGGGACAGGAAGAAGTGGGAGGCAGGTACTCCACTTGTTTTCCCAGCAGCGCAGCAAACCCTAGAGGAGACGTGCATCACCACCATCA ATCAAACGGTGGGGGAGGTCATAAAGATGGGTGAACTAGAAGCAGAAGCTCCCAGGAAGGTGTGGGGAGCGAGTCCAGTGTGTCAGGTGCTGAGAGTGCTTCAGGAGGCCAAGCTGCAGTCTCTCACCCAGCAGCTGGACTGTGCCACCAGATCTGACAACACATTTTCTGTTTCTG CAGCATCTGATGATGGGAAGATGACCTTAGCTGCTCCGGCCTCTGCTGTTGATCAGAACCTGACCGCTGATCCGCACGTGTCTGCGACCAATGCTGCTGAGG CAGATCTGGAGTCAGTGGTTTTGGAGGAGATGGCTGCACAAGCCTCGGATCCTCCAGCTAAAGTACAACAAGCCTGGGGGCCCAAAGCCCAAAT GCCACCTGAGGGCGCTACAGGACCAACAGGCAGCACCGAGGTGGAGAAGAGTGCAGACAAACCTGAATCTTCAA CCTCAGCTCAGCATGAGGAGCCACTGTTTATGAAGCGCTCACCAGCCCACCGACGCACTGCTGCCCTCGCCATCCTCTCTGCTCAGTCCTCCCTGGATGAATCCTCCTCCTCTCTGGGCTCTCGCTCTCGATCCGTCTCCCCTTTGCGCTCCAAGAACCAGAAAGCCCTCCTTATTGGTCTCTCTACGGGCATGTTTGACGCCAACAACCCAAAG ATGCTGCGGACGTGCTCTTTACCGGACCTCAGCCGACCCTTCAGCTGTCAGCAGGACTCTGTCGCCAACAAGGCTGATGCCGCCCCAGACAAAGACCTGGAAATTGAGGACCTGGAGGAGGCAACAAAAGAGGATGATCAGTCAGAGGCTGAGGA TTCGTATGAAGACGAAGATCTGAGGGACATCAGGGCTTCCATGGAGAGGCTGCTGCAGGATGACAGCGACATAACCAAGAGTCCTCCAGCTGTGGAAGCGGGAGACTTCAACGGAAACCccccagaggtcagaggtcaggagcTTTTCAACAGGATCACAGCTGAGATTGATCAGGACCACAGTCAGATGGCTgtggatgaagaggaggaggaggaggaggaggatgaagaggaggaggaagaagaagaagatgatgacgaGGAGGAATGTTCTAATGAAAGTCCTGGTGATGAGGAGGGAAGGGAGTTGCTGTCTAATGGTGTGGGAGGAGAGCACCACAGTGATGACAAGCAGCTCAATGAAGAATGGCATTCAG ATGGCAGTGGAGAAGACCAGGTCAGCGAGGCAGACCATCACGACAGCATCTTCAGTCGCCTTGAAGAGCTTCGCTTCGACCTGGAGCAGCAGATGGGCTTTGAGAAGTTCATTGAAGCCTACAACAAGATTAAG GCTAtccatgaagatgaagatgagagTATCGAGCTAGGCTCAAGTTTGGTTTCGAACATTCTGGGAACGGAGCACCAGCATCTATACCCCAACATCCTCCACCTAGTGATGGCAGATGGTGCATACCAGGAAG ACAATAACGAGTGA